GTGGTCCCGCGCCGAAGGTTCGGCGACGTGGTGCTGTTGGCGGTGTCGCTGCTGATCGGGGTGCTCTCGCACATCGTCTGGGATCTGTTCACGCACGAGGGACGGTGGGGCGTCGAGACCTTCCCGATCCTGCAGCAGGCGTGGGGTCCGATGCTCGGCTACAAGTGGGTGCAGCACGGCTCGAGCGCTCTCGGCCTGCTGATCCTCGCCGTGTACGCGCTGCTGTGGCTGAAGCGAGCCGAGGCTGTGCGGCGCGCGCGGCCGCTTCCCGTGTGGCTGCGGTGGTCCTGGTATCTGACGCTCCCGGCGTTCCTGATCGCGGCGTGGCTGCTCGGGCTGGCAGTGTACGGACCTCTGACGGAGGCCTTCACGCTGCAGCACCTCGCCTATCGGACCCTGCCGGCCGCATCCGGCCTCTGGGGCGGGATGACGGTGCTGCTGTGCGTGGGGATCGTGCTCACCACTCGGGCGCGTCTGCTCCCCACGGACGAGGAGCGGCGAACAGCTCAGGAGCACCCGGCCAGGTGACCGCCGGCACCACGGTCGTCACCTCGGCCCCCGCGACGTCGAAGCGCTGAGTGCGCACCGGGGCCTCCGGCATCGGCACCGGTTCGGCGCGCGGCATCCCGAGCAGTTCGGCCGCGACGCGACGCAATGACGTGCGCACGTACCAGCCGCCGCCCTCCTCGGCACGCCGACGCAGCGCCGCCGTGATCCCCGACGCCAGCAGGTAGCCGGCCGAGTGGTCCAGCGCCTGCGCGGGAAGCGCACCCGGCGTGACCCCGTCGGCGGACTCGATCCACGAGATCCCGCAGTCGGCCTGCACGATGCTGTCGAAGCCGCGCGGCGAGTCCGCGCCCGGCCAAGCGCTCAGCTGCGCGATGACCAGGTGCGGATGCCGCGCCGCCACCTGTGCAGGGTCGAGGCCCAACCGGTGCGTTCCACTCGGCCGGTATCCGAGCACGAGGACGTCCGCGTCGGCGAGGAGCACCTCGAAGCGGGCGCGATCCGCGGCGATGTCGAGCAGCGCGGAGCGCTTGCCGTGGCCGGTGTCCAGATGCTGCTGTGCGATCTCCGGGCGATCGGGTGGATCGATGCGCAGAACATCGGCGCCGGCGAGAGCGAGGGTTCGCGTGGCCACCGGGCCGGCGAGGACGCGGGTGAGGTCGAGCACCCGGACGCCCATGAGCGGGAGGGCGGCATCCGTGGGGAGCGTGCGTCGTGAGGACTCGACCGACCGGGCGAGGGAGATCAGCGGGAGCCGCCGCAGCGCGGCATCCGTCTCGGGATCCTCGGGTCGCACGTCGACGCAGATGCCCCCTGCCGCGGTGATGGCAGCTGCTGCACCTCCGGCAGCCGTCGAGCCGAGGGCGGAGGCCAGCTCATCGGGGCCGGCGTCCGGAGAGAGTCCGAGAGCAGCCCGCAGCGCGGTCGCGTGGTGCGGGTAGTTGGCGTGCGTGCGCACCCAGCCGTCGG
Above is a genomic segment from Microbacterium sp. W4I4 containing:
- a CDS encoding DUF4184 family protein → MPFTPSHAVVALPFVRTPLVPASIAIGAMTPDLPLFLRGTGLSYGFTHQPTNIVWTALIAFVLLLVWRTVLRPALVALAPDALAARLPEEWRTTGPGAALDVVVPRRRFGDVVLLAVSLLIGVLSHIVWDLFTHEGRWGVETFPILQQAWGPMLGYKWVQHGSSALGLLILAVYALLWLKRAEAVRRARPLPVWLRWSWYLTLPAFLIAAWLLGLAVYGPLTEAFTLQHLAYRTLPAASGLWGGMTVLLCVGIVLTTRARLLPTDEERRTAQEHPAR
- a CDS encoding CoA transferase, producing MTHTSDPRDSGLLARLLGELGLRPDGSEALAPRDVPLPSRLDVGELAWCSVAVAGAALASDRPISPTPDRIAAAYRSDRYLRIDGHAPEVWSPLSGFWRTSDGWVRTHANYPHHATALRAALGLSPDAGPDELASALGSTAAGGAAAAITAAGGICVDVRPEDPETDAALRRLPLISLARSVESSRRTLPTDAALPLMGVRVLDLTRVLAGPVATRTLALAGADVLRIDPPDRPEIAQQHLDTGHGKRSALLDIAADRARFEVLLADADVLVLGYRPSGTHRLGLDPAQVAARHPHLVIAQLSAWPGADSPRGFDSIVQADCGISWIESADGVTPGALPAQALDHSAGYLLASGITAALRRRAEEGGGWYVRTSLRRVAAELLGMPRAEPVPMPEAPVRTQRFDVAGAEVTTVVPAVTWPGAPELFAAPRPWGADAPEW